The sequence ataagaaaattttTATTAGTCAaggaagtttttattttttatgcatggtgtgtgtgtgtgtgtgtttgtgtgtgtgtgtgtactgcatgCCTCATAGCAGATCTCTTTAACAGCCTGAGTGCGCAGCTCCTCCACACTTGGGTGCTGTTTGGTTTCGAGGCTGGCAGGAAGACGCCGCCGCTGAGGAATCTGATACACACGCAGAGGCTCTCGGCGTTTCCCGCTGCTTGGCAAACCGCACTTCTTCACTATGGACTGCACCtgagcacaaacacaaaatctgcACATTACTAATGAGgggaaaaagaacaacaatgaaatgaaaaacagagagaaatagtAAAAGAATCATAGCAATAAAATGGGGGGAAAATCATTcagtttatttacttgttttggTCAGCAATCCTATctccactaataataataataataataataataataataataataataataataatgctcagATTGAGGgaggcacggtgtcttagtggttagcacgttcacctcacacctccagggtcggggtttgattcccgcctccaccttgtgtgtgtggagtttgcatgttctccccgtgcctcgggggtttcctccgggtactccggtttcctcccccggtccaaagacatgcatggtaggttgattggcatctctggaaaaattgtccctagtgtgtgaatgagtgtgtgtgtgtgtgtgccctgcgatgggttggcactccgtccggggtgtatcctgccttgatgcccgatgacgcctgagataggcacaggctccccgtgacccgaggtagttcggataagcggtagaagatgaatgaatgctcAGATTGGCTCGTACCACCGCTATTATCTGAAGGTCCAGCAGGACATATAACAGGACTGAACAGAGTAAAAGCTTCAGGTATTAATGGGTTTAAAAGCCATTTAAATAAACTGTCTGTTCTTCATGAAGGTCACGAATACAGGAATAAATTCTCAAGAGGCactaaaagtaattaaaaaataatgatttgcACTTTCATTAAATTTAGTATGTATAGTGACTAAGGTAatgataaaaatgtgaaaactaACATCAAAGATCTTATTTTCCTGTcttataaaacataatattaggaaatatatatttttttttacagagcaaAGAATACTGTGAGGGAAGCGTCCAGTTTTAACAACTTTCTACTTGAGAACAACACAAGAAATGGCTGCTGTGAGCGAATCCCCCAGTGAAGTACCTCAGAATTCATCAGCTTAGAATGGAccagaggggtgtgtgtgtgtgtgtgtgtgtgtgtgtgagtgactgacagacagagagaaagtgacagcgagagagacagagatgaggacacagaaagagacagagaccgaCCTTGTTGGCAGGTAGTTTCTCTCTGAGGGATGAGATGAGCCTCCAACTCTCTTCACAGGACCGTTTATCTGAATCATCACCACTGTCCGAGTCtgcatactacacacacacacacacacagcattcttATAATGTATTGACCGTaatacaactgtatatatataaagttcatTGAATTtatatagagacagacagacagagagagagacagacagacagacagagagagagacagacagacagacagagagagacagagagagacagagagagagagagagagagagatagcgcaCACGTCAAGGTCAGACACATATTATTCACACTGTCTGTACTTCATGTCTGACTCAGGCACTCATGGGGACAGtaaagtgtgtggtgtgatgtgtgtgttttctctctctctccatctcaccAGTCTTTGCTGTTCCAGCAGTTGGTCagcctcctccttctccttacGGTACTGATTCTCCAAATCCTGCAGCCTGAGGAACAcaatcagtgtgtttatatgttgtttTATTCACGTTATAAATGTTACACTCCTCACATCATCTTTTTGTTTCTCTACATTCATCTTGTTCAACTGCGttgctctctctcaccatctcaaTTCTGCTTATTATGATTTCTTCTCCCATTCCCAGTCCCCCCTCTCAGTCCTGCCCCCACCCTCTCTCACCTTCTTTCCATCTCCTGTTTAATATCAATTCCTTGTTTTTCCAGCAGTTCTTTCTGTGCATAGCTCCAGTCCACCTGCTCCCCCTGCTGGTCCTGTGTGGCACTGCGCTCTCTTTCTAACCGTGCCTGCTCAGGATGATTAAAACGAAACACGTGGTTCTTCCCCATTACAACTCGGTTACctaacacacagagagacacacagagacacacacacacacacagagacacacacacacacacagagacacacacacacacacagagacacacacacacagagacacacacacacacagagacacacacacacagagacacacacacacacacagacacacacacacacagacacacacacacacagacacacacacacacagacacacacacacacagacacacacacacacacacacacagacacacacacacacacagagacacacacacacacacagagacacacacacacacacagagacacacacacacacacagagacacacacacacacacacagacacacacacacacacacacagagacacacacacacacacagagacacacacacacacagagacacacacacacacacacacagagacacacacacacagagacacacacacacacacacagagacacacacacacacacagagacacacacacacacacagagacacacacacacacacagagacacacacacacacacagagacacacacacacacacagagacacacacacacacagagacacacacacacacagagacacacacacacacacagagacacacacacacacacagagacacacacacacacagagacacacacacacacacagagacacacacacacacagagacacacacacacacacacagagacacacacacacagagacacacacacacagagacacacacacacacacagagacacacacacacacagagacacacacacacagagacacacacacacacagagacacacacacacagagagacacacacacagagacacacacacagagacacacacacacagagacacacacacacagagacacacacacacacagagacacacacacagagacacacacacacttttgcattACATTTGCAAAGTAAACTCTCACATGGGTAAATATTCTTaattaaagaaacagaaaccatgaatacaaatattaatataagaGAAAAGTTCTGAACCTTGTTTGAGCACAACTCCTTCTGTGATCTGTTTGCCATTGACATACGTTTCTGCTCCAGGTAATGGCTCCAAAGTCACAACAACTACAaagaaagcaacaaaaaaaaaaaccaaagtaAAACTTTTAAACTCttctacaaaataaatcaaaaatataAGAGTGGGCAGTGTGTAATacagttacagctttaccttcCCCATTTTCTTCTACTTCACTGCAGAAAACACAGTGAAGCTCCTTTATAAACTGACCGCTCAGACGAATATCTACATCCTCCTGTCCGACCCTGcacacacagttaaatacaagaaatcTCTCAAAATCAGAAAAGTCTGATTCtatacttttttccttctttcagaAAAATCAGTGTCCTGAACCCTCTTTTACATGTAACTACTGTATAACACCATCTTACTAGTTACTAGGTGTTGGTTTATGTAAAGATAATAAAGTGCTTTGCAGGCAGCATTTTACACTCTGAAGTACAGAGAATATGATAATAGGTTTTGTACTGTACCTGGTTATTCCATCTTTAATGTAATACAGCAAACATTCTGACATCAAAGGATCTTCATTCAAGTTCACTAAATGTGGagtctgaaacacaaacacacttgtaatatttatggaaacactatataataagtatatatatacatcatatatacataaatatataagtatagGATATAGATGTAGcgttacatgtacagtatacattcAAAGTCTAAACTgtgtgtttggggaaaaaaacaactacaagaaaaaaaaacactggaaagCTGAATTAGTATTAAACACTGGATTAATGGGGAAACGGATCATAATGACAAAATAGAGACTCCCTGATGAAAATAGAATTAcatcactgtactcaaacacagGAAGAGGTTTAGAGGaacaaggataaaaaaaaaaaaaactgacttttTTGGGAGAAAATACACCGACGGTCCCTCCATCCTCTCTTATGGACACTCCCATCTCTGCCAGCAGGGCCTCTCTgataacacacgcacacacacaatgagaaaGTTCCATACAACTGTTTAAATCACAGTGTAGTGTCTATGACgatctatatacagtatctaaCATAAGTGatcacacccctcacatttatgtaaatattttattatatattttcaggTGACAACACTgtagaaatgacactgtgctacagtgtaaagtagggagtgtacagcttgtataacagtgtaaattgttgctgtcccctcaaaataactcaaaatatttactgtgtttgtgtgtgtgttcctaccTCTCTAATCGTATGGATTCAGTCTTGCGCAGTTTGTCTTCCCATGTCTCATTCAGCTCTGCAATGATCTTTTCTGTTTCCTAAGAATAAAgaagaaaggcagagagagagagagagagagagagagagagagagagggcatgaGTGTATGATAAAGAATGTCAGAAACcataagtggtgtgtgtgtgtgtgtgtgtgtgtgtgtgtgtgtgtgcgcactacCTTCAGTCTCTCCACAGCTTCCTCTTTGCTAATAGGTTTTACTGGGCTGGTGGGTAGGAGGTCTTCCATTGGTGCATCATGGGTAATCTGGGCACCAGGGACAGTGGGCTGCTGGGATACACCTGAACCTCCAACTACAGAAGATCCtgacagatttattattattaaaattggTTAGGactttaaatctaaataaaaacctgccacaagatgtttgtgtgttgggATTCTAATAGGAATGCGAATGAGCCTAATTATAGTCTATGTAAGCGTCTAAAGAGACGGGTAAAAgaggcactgtgtgtgtggtttaccTGCAACAGGTATTAGGTCGCTGAGACCCTGAGCCAGCAGCAGCTCTTTGAGTCTTGACACTTCCTCTTTAAGCTCTCTGACCAGACGAGCATTCGGGTCTTCATTAATGATGGCATTACAGCGGATTTGCTTTGCTCGGTCCGCatacctgacacacacacacacacacacacacacacacacacacacacacacacacacacacacacacacacacacactttcctaaatacacaacatgcattttgtgtgttctttatgtttatgtttttttctagAATTACTTCCAGACTATTTTCTGGAGTGAGAATTaaaaagtggtgtgtgtgtgtgcctgtgtgtgtgtgtgtgcgcgcgcacatACCTGAGTGTACTGAGGGTTTCCTCATAGTTAATGTCTGCTGGACTCAGAGCAGCAATCATGGCTGTACGAGAGTTCCCCCCTTtatcaaacaaaacatcaaatcGGATAAAAATGGCTGCAGACAGCAAACTCACACCTTCAAACTACTGTGACATGTATTTACagcccaacacacactcacccaggTTCTCTCTCAGCAGCCAAGTCAGAACAGAGTCtctgtaaggaataaaatcagACTTCCTCTTTTTGGTGCTTTGCTGTTTGAAGTGGAggagaaacaaaacaatgcaatcACACCATTATTTTTGTCTGCAGTCTTTCCAAGACTGTCATTAAACTGTACGTATGCATTAAAGATACAGCTGAAGCCCAGTGGATCAACTGAAGTGAAATACAAACATCTGTATCTTAATGCATCATGTTTATGTTAGTGATATAGTGATGAATGTATCTTACGATATCTGCCAGTGCCGAGATGACCTTGCCCAGTGTAGTGAgagatttgtttatgtttgcaCCTTCCTGCAAATTACACAAGAAAAATAATGTTTgaagtgtaaataataataaataactagtTTCAAGGCatttatatgaaatatgaacAGAGTTAATAGTGTGATGTTGAACTAAGTCAAAGATACAACACTGGTCTCACCTTTAACCTCATGCCCTTTGCCCCGGATGAATCCGCTCTTTCACTTCCTGCCAGGTCAACCAGACTGATCTTACTCACCTGAACAAAATTAGAACACACACttcaaatgaacattttttaaagctTGTAAAGCTCAAAAGGCCTTTACTGCATgtagaaggaaaaacaaacaggaaggaataaagtgtacagtgaacaGTGCAGACGAATGTTAATATCTGTACATCACCGGAACATGGACCATAGCTCTGGGTGCTATATGAttgacaggtttatattaacataaTCGTTCTAACCCTATCATTTacacagctcattcacagggaatGTGCCTTCCTGATAATCTAAGACTTAAAAAATACTATGAAATAATAGATAATTTAAAAAACCTTCTCAGTGTCGAGGTTGGTCATCTGGTCGTGGCGTCTCTGTGTGAACAGGATGGTGAACACGGCGTGAGAGCGGCTGCTCGTCTCGTTCATGTTGGTAGCGGCCACCGTCCTGAGGCACATTGAGTTTTATAGTGTTTAGTTTGAATTTTAACTCTAAAATAACAACGATATATAATAACATTCTATTGATTTAatcttgctgtttttatttagaacttttttggtctttttttattattttatttagaacttttttatttataaggcagaagaaagcagcagaaagtgtgtttttaatatatacattataaatagGTTTCTCCAAGGTGTATGATTCTACTGGGTAAAAACCTACTCAGATTCAAATAAAGATGTAATTTGTGCCCATGGGtttaaacacatgcacacactttaaTTCTTTCAActtaccaacacacacacagacacacacacgttcattgGGAGACAGTGTTGGAAAATATATGATGAGTTAAATATTTAACTCTTCTGAGCTCTTGGATATTGTCAGTATTTATAAATTAAGGAAGAAGctgatttaatattattttttttacttttccatttcattttaaaaaatatgctaAATGTCCAGAGtatactgatatatatatatatatatatatattgtactgTAGACATATTTCTGATATGTTTTTTCTACCcttgatttattgatttgtttaaatgataCCTGGCTTTGTTGCCACAGTCCATCAGGTCTGCGATGTCACTGTAGTTGGTGACAGCCAACTTGGACAGATCCTCCACATAAGGCCCCATTATGGGATGTTCTCTGACCCTGAGTGGGCCTTTACTTTTCGGGTTTAGCAAATCCCTCACACGCTCACAGTAAATCTCCATATACGACACCTGCACAAGCACACGTACGCTCAGAACTCATACAAGTGAAATAAATTGTGACTTTCCCAATGGGATTAATAAAGTCTacatctatcaatctatctatctatcacataatataaatgtatttacacCACAGTTCTGTTAGATTCTGGACACTGATTGGTTAGGAGGTGTGGATTAGTTTTCTTACCTCCACAGAGTAGGACAGGTCAGGGTCGTAGTTTTCTGCAGTTCGTTTGAACAAGTCTTCACAGAGCTAGGAACGgaaacaggcacacacacacaggcgcacagaAACAgcggcacacacacagacacacacacagacaatataGATGTAGTTTCTGTTACTTTACAGTAATTGCCATTGCCACTTTACATTTTATGCCAAAATTCAAAAACTCTACACTGGCCTTGCATTATATGTTGGTAAAACATTTGTATGACTCAATTAAAGTGCAAGTAATTTTTTCCAAAGAGAAGTAAACAGTTACAGCACATGGAACACAGAGGAACATTCCTGTGTTTAATCAGATTTACAAAGAGCACAAGACTTTATCAGGCTGAGAGTGTTATGGGATTACAAGAAAAAAACTCTAAAGAAAGTGAGCAAGtgagaacaaaaacaagcaagTGTGCAGGTAAACAAGAGAGGAAATAAACCTGCATGTACACGAGCAGGTAAGTACATAAATAAGTAGGCAAGAACATCAAGTGGGAAAAAGCAAACAAGCAAGttagtgagagtgtgagtatgtgtaagtctgtaagtaataaataagcaaGCAAGCGAGTAAATAACTGCTCAAGTATATAAGTAAGTAGGCAAATGAGCGaggatgtatgtgtgtacgtgtgtataagTAAGTATGCAAATGAGCgaggatgtatgtgtgtgtaagtatgcaAGTGAGCAAGTAAATACACAGGTAAACCTGTGCATGTAGTTAAATGCTGATGTCTCCCAGCTTCATCTCTCTCACCTGTGGGATGATGCCCTGCTGCTCAGGCTCCTGTTTGCCCATCATTGTGTAGGATTTTCCAGCTCCAGTTTGTCCATATGCAAAGATGCAAACATTGTAGCCTTCGAAGGCATGAAGCAACATTTCTTCTCCGATGTCCAAATACACCTGCCTCTGTGACGCAAAGCATGGGTCATCTGCCTAATGGGAATAATGTTATTAGAGAACAAGCTCAAGTAAATTAACTGTATTAAGattaaagtgattaaaaaaatatttaacagtcTGTTATTTAACAGAGAAAATGAGCTTTTTTCCTAAAAATTGCAACAACAAAAGTTCCTGTTGATGAGCATGTGATTCTCCACTGCAGACTCCAACTGAACATTCCACTGTGCGTGTTATCACTGCTCAAGGTCAATAAGAACACAtggtatgtgtgtataagagtaAAGAATGCTGTATGTGCACTCAGACTTTTAAACCCGTCATGTAGAGAGAGAAACTCACTGTGTTGTGTGACCAGTAGGAATAATCAAATGTGAAGCTCTTGGGTGTGTCTTTGGGCTGTTTGGGGTTGATAATGCCTGAAATACAAACAGTTCAACATTAACCATTAAAAACAGGAGTAAAAAGGAGCTgcccagatttttttttaaagtctgattaatatcttttcatttttagaGCCCTAACACACAGGGACTGAATTGTAATTGTACACATCAGAAGTTGAGACTATAATTCATAagacatacagatatacagtacagtacagatatACAATACAGTAATCAGCAACATCAAAAACAGCTGAAAAATTGGAAAACTGTTTAAATTAGCCAGCATTTTAAAGAATACAACTACAAGTCTAAAGTTTTACAATTCATGAGTGTTTAGATGTGAAGTGGGCGGGACCAGGGGATGAGTTAGATTTGAGCAGAATACATCTCGGTAGCCTTATGATTGCGTTactaaattcatttttttttttttttttttttttttttaacatttgctctgattcaaaaagtaaatgcaatTCACAGCTTTAAATATAGCTTAAATATTTAGTtggaaaacaaaccaaacaaaaaagaaatccagATGCTTGGAGTTGTCgctgccccttttccaccgaggcagtttgagtgctggttcggagcttaatttagaaccagttctttctttttcgacagccaaagtactctgaaccaggaaaagtggttcttaagtagtaCCAAAActttgctggtctagacttaagaatcGCTTGtatcaggagctgtgggcggggctactgttagcgcctttgataatgtaccttaagtatactaatgtttaatacacttttactttagcgcaatatgatcaattatcagcacacgttagtaggtagctacatgctaaggctaacttttttctgtgttaatgataaagtaatgttatgtactttctccatcacaacctctgtttatacagattacatggagctgcacgtacacgttggattcgctccgtttggatgccaatgtaggttcataaagccatgagcattaccagtaaagcaacatccaccattgttgttgttgtgtttgccgctgctgcgctaacgttgctgggaaatgtgacacgtatacagtgaagtcagactcggctctgtgacgctctctagacgatggaaaggcaaaccggttcttagaaggttcaccagtggaaccaactttgaatgTGTGAATCATAAATAGTTTTAACAAAGTAACAGGCCATGAACACACCCCTATTTCACACCTCTTAACTTTTACacggaaattttttttttcttcacaattCCTGGTGTTCAGCCCTCTTTAAATACAGACAGAAGAAAGCACAGACTGTGTAAACACTCCAACAGACCGAGAGTTCCTTTACAACTTTTAACTGGGCCTCATCAtcccctcctccctctctctttcacacacagatCTCAGATCAGTGTTCAAATCCATTAGTGTggaggtgggggggggggggggggggaagccAACAGAGTGCCAGCATTGTAGATTCTTTAAATAgagggttgggggggggggggggcatatGGGAAAGAACTGAAGAAGAGAAAGTGGAGAATTGAGAGCAAAGGGAAGGGTATGGGCTGATGAAGGGGGAGCGCACACAGAGATTCCTGTGGAAAAATGGTGGAAATGCTGAGTAAGAGGAAGAGAATGTAGCACAATGTGGTTAGAAACTCAGCACCAGCGCTAACAGAACAACTGGCATAGCAGTTCCACTCATGCTAACAGAGCACAGGCTAACGCTAACACAGTGATGCTGAGAACCTGTGAAAACATTTTAAGCTCCATCACAAGTTTACATTATAGTTCATATAAAACAGTTATGAAATGCATTATATACATACAACAAggaatgaaatattttagtaaATCAGCATACACTTACATTTCTGTAGCTCCGAGACGCAGCATGTGAGATCAGCAAGATTGTGTACATTAGCTTAGCTTTgattaacatgtgtgtgtgtgtgtaagagacttTTTTGATGTCTGTAGCCATGtattttgatttgtgtgtgtgtagaactcACAGGTGGACTTGTCCTGCATCTGGATCACACATTTTGCTCCACGGTTCATCTCACGGGTGTTAAAGGGCCGCACGCGAACCGCCACTTTCACTGAAGACGCCATGGCAACCGCAAGCCAAGTAGATCTTAGCACCTACAGGGTAGTGGGTTTAAAGCATccaaatttcacacacacacacacacacacacacaaaataaacaaaaagagaaaccaCACTTATTTATACTGAATTTGTTAACCTatgcttgtttattttgtgcACTGATAAAAGGATGAAACTGGCCTGATGTGCTGGAGTCAGATTAAATTTTCCTGTTACTTTGTCTTCCATTTTCTCATTCCACACGGATCATTTACAATATGTTGGCCTCTGATATCCAGgtgtggacctgtgtgtgtgtgtgtgtgtgtttcctttaaCATTGTGCTTCCTTTAACAGGATGAACAGCCTGGCAAGTAGCCAAGTCACACTTTAACAGAAAGTGGAATAAACCTCATCATTACAGAAAGGGGGAGAAGGTTCTTCACAGTGTTTGTGAAGTTTCATAGTGTTGCAACATTCTGCAGTGATTGCAAGATTTCTTTGTGCAGCTGTATGTTAAGCCCCTTTTCAATAAATCTATAATAGTGTATTTAAAGCACTGCTAGTTTGGTATGAGACACGAGGGTGGGCTGGCAAGGAATGTGActtaagggtgtgtgtgtgttcgtgtgtgttttaaaatatctaCTGTGAACAAAGTGAACAACAAGTGCAATAGAGATCTGCACACATcaatgtcagtctctctctccacacacacacatgcctctCAGTGACACACAGCCTGCATGATGCACATAGCTGACATTACACACATTTCGGTGCCAATTTCGAAACACACTCAGGCTCACGCAATTACAGCAACAAGTGTGAcactattttctctctctatattcATCCTTCCATCATGACTGCATTCTCTCTTAACTCTTCTCCCTCATTCACTCAGTCTATCAGTCTTTAACTTTGAAACTATGACACGTCTAGTATGTGATCATCAGAAGCAGATGGTCACTCTCACCCTCCGTTATTACAACAACCATGTATCGCAGATACATCGTAAGAAAAACCTCTTACAATATTATATGAAACTATAACGAGATAAAAGGttctttaataaacagaaaGTGCCAATTGCTGGAAAATAGCTGTTGCATaagcagaat comes from Tachysurus vachellii isolate PV-2020 chromosome 26, HZAU_Pvac_v1, whole genome shotgun sequence and encodes:
- the kif1c gene encoding kinesin-like protein KIF1C — protein: MASSVKVAVRVRPFNTREMNRGAKCVIQMQDKSTCIINPKQPKDTPKSFTFDYSYWSHNTADDPCFASQRQVYLDIGEEMLLHAFEGYNVCIFAYGQTGAGKSYTMMGKQEPEQQGIIPQLCEDLFKRTAENYDPDLSYSVEVSYMEIYCERVRDLLNPKSKGPLRVREHPIMGPYVEDLSKLAVTNYSDIADLMDCGNKARTVAATNMNETSSRSHAVFTILFTQRRHDQMTNLDTEKVSKISLVDLAGSERADSSGAKGMRLKEGANINKSLTTLGKVISALADIQSTKKRKSDFIPYRDSVLTWLLRENLGGNSRTAMIAALSPADINYEETLSTLRYADRAKQIRCNAIINEDPNARLVRELKEEVSRLKELLLAQGLSDLIPVAGSSVVGGSGVSQQPTVPGAQITHDAPMEDLLPTSPVKPISKEEAVERLKETEKIIAELNETWEDKLRKTESIRLEREALLAEMGVSIREDGGTVGVFSPKKTPHLVNLNEDPLMSECLLYYIKDGITRVGQEDVDIRLSGQFIKELHCVFCSEVEENGEVVVTLEPLPGAETYVNGKQITEGVVLKQGNRVVMGKNHVFRFNHPEQARLERERSATQDQQGEQVDWSYAQKELLEKQGIDIKQEMERRLQDLENQYRKEKEEADQLLEQQRLYADSDSGDDSDKRSCEESWRLISSLREKLPANKVQSIVKKCGLPSSGKRREPLRVYQIPQRRRLPASLETKQHPSVEELRTQAVKEICYEVALGDFRHTRQEIEALSIVRMKELCRTYAQRDPQERESWRSVARDVCNTVGIGEDEPETEEKTSGGRDREKERGRGPEGGKTDMGDLKAHIDKLTDILQEVKLQNNMKDEEIRALRDRMVKMESIFPVELQGDEDSMTDLAGATSEEVTEQSGWSGEDDGYRRGRHRWQYPDRYQDIKRRRGNGASFNPQMGRPQNNPFGGGGSGRIPNTFSTPQTGRVPNGPFLPGTGRFLPPLERKFQFPFKGNPQHRGFHWGPSASQREPDTEEGTDSSSSSSSVHTFQSPPSPNKGQWQRRNHGNRGRGNRNRSRNRGRNPFDGFVQNQHENNGEHTDGAGSHPRAKYTWYNPNVGPVQDGTQQNQNQLSKQGFQKHQNQYYYVPPRLQSATPEKIQNWSGEGSDPTNASSIHHDITSPMET